The DNA sequence AGATGTTCCAGCAGCATGCCCCCGTGACCGTGCACGATGCCCTTGGGCCTACCGGTGGTACCCGAGCTGAACAAGACCCAGATCGGATGATCGAATGGCACCATATCGACGACAGGATCTGCACTGCCCGTGGGTAATTCGAGCATCAGCGCGGGGTCACCCGGCAAGAGACGATGCAGTTCTGCGGTATCGGCCGCCTTGTCCACCCACCGACCGTTGTAGCGGTACCCGGGACCAGAGATGAGCACCTTCGGATTGAGCTGCCCCAGCCGCGATGCCGCGCCCTCAGGGGCGTAGTCCTGACCACATCCCGCCCACACCGCACCCACCGCCGCGGTGGCCAGGAAGGCCACCATCGCGTCGGGCACGTCCGGCAGATACGCGGCTACGCGGTCACCGCGACCAACACCGAGACGACGCAGCTCGGCGGCCACCGCACCAACCCGGCCGGGCAATTCACGCCAACCGATCTCGGTGCGCTCCCCCGCCTCGTCGACACCCACGATGGCGGCCCCGTCTTGATCCGCGTGGCGCAGGACCGGATCCACATAGTTGAGCTCGGCACCCGGAAACCATTGCGCCCCAGGCATCACCGCACGTGAAAGCACACCTTCGTCACCGTCACGCAACCCGCGTCCCGGAACATCGAAGAACTCCCACAACGCGCGCCAGAACTGGGGAACGGAGTCAACCGACCAGCGCCTCACGTCTTCGTAGTCCGTGAGTGACAACGCATACCGTCGCTCGACGTGGTTGACGAATCGTTCGTAGGTACTACTTCCCATGTTTCTGGCCCGGCTCTCGTAATCCCAGAAGTTCCATGGCCTGCTCCCGCATATCGATCTTGCGCACCTTTCCCGTCACGGTCATCGGGAAGCCGTCGACCACGTGCACGTAACGCGGGATCTTGTAGTGAGCAAGGCGCCCCGAGGCGAAGGTACGGATAGCACCGGCGTCGAGCGGCGCACGGCCTGTCCGCATCCGGAGCCACGCGCACAGCTCCTCGCCGTACTTTTCATCCGGCACCCCGACCACCTGCACGTCCTCGATGTCCGGGTGAGTGAGCAGGAACTCTTCGACTTCGCGCGGGTAGACGTTTTCGCCGCCGCGTATCACCATGTCCTTGATTCGCCCAATGATGGTGCAGTAGGCATCTTCTCGCATCACCGCCAGATCACCGGTATGCATCCAACCCTCGGCATCGATCGCCTCCCGGGTATGGTCCTCGTCGTTCCAGTAGCCGAGCATCACCGAGTACCCACGGGTACACAGCTCGCCGGATTGGCCGCGCTCCACCATCTCTCCGGTGCCGGGGTCGACGACCTTGACCTCGACGTGCGGATGCGCACGTCCAACAGTCGCGGTGCGCCGATCCAGGTCGTCGTCGACGAGCGTCTGGCAAGAGACCGGCGAAGTCTCCGTCATGCCATACGCGATGGCGACCTCAGCCATGTGCATCTCGTCGATGCACCGCTTCATCACCTCGATGGGGCACACCGAACCCGCCATGATTCCCGTCCGCAACGAGGACAGGTCGCGCCGCGTGAAATCGGGGTCTGCGAGCATCGCGATGAACATGGTGGGCACCCCGTACACCCCGACACAGCGCTCACGTTCGATGCTTTCGAGAGTGCGAGCGGCATCGAATCCCGGTGCCGGTATCACGATGGTGGCCCCGTGCGTCGTGCATCCGAGATTGCCCATGACCATGCCGAAGCAGTGATAGAAGGGCACCGGAATACACAGCCGGTCAGCCACTTCCAGGTGGATCGACTCGGCCACGAAGTATCCGTTGTTGAGTACGTTGCGGTGTGAGAGCGTCGCCCCCTTGGGATAACCCGTTGTCCCCGAGGTGTACTGGATGTTAATGGGATCGGTGTTGGACAGCTGCGACATCCGGTCGCGCAGCGCGGCCAAGGGAACCTGTTCGGCTCCCGCCACCAGATCGGTCCAGCCGTCCGTCCCGATGAACACCACATCGAGCAGGGTGGAGACATCAGGACGCACCCGGTCCACCATCGTCGTGTAGTCGGAGGACTTGAACGCCGTGGCACAGATCAACGTGCGAACCCCCGACTGATTGAGCGCATAGGCCAGCTCATGGGTTCGGTAGGCCGGATTGATGTTGACCAGAATTGCGCCGATCTTTGCCGTCGCGTATTGCACCAGAACCCATTCGGCACAGTTCGGCGCCCAGATCCCGACTCGGTCGCCCGCCGCGATCCCGCGCGATATGAGACCGCGCGCCACGAGGTTGATCTCCGCGTCGAGCTCCCGGTAGGTCCATCTCCGCTCGCCGGCCACATCGACGAGGGCATCGACATCCGGATGGGCGCCGACTATGCGCTCGAAGCTCTCGCCGATCGTCTCCTCGATGATCGGCGACGCCGACGACCCGGCGTCATAGGACTTCATCGTCGCGCTTCACCACCTGCACCGCCGCCCTCCGCCCGCCGATCAGCGGGACGGATCGAGCCCGACTCTAATGACTCATTCGGACCACCACCCTGAATTCCGGTGCTCAGTTCGACAATCCGTTCAGCATGTCTGAGCACGGGCGCATCCACCATCGCACCCTCGAACTGAAAGACACCACGTTCCCGGCCTGCCAGCTCGAGGACCCCGCGCGCCCACCGTGCCCGCTCCTCGGTCGGCCTGTATGCCTGCCGAATGACGTTCACCTGGGTGGGGTGGATGGCCACCTTGGCATCGAACCCGACGGCCACGGCATCATCGGCCTCCGCACGTAGCCCGTCGAGGCCCTTGATGTCGAGGTACACCGAATCCAGCGCCATCCGGCCACATGCCTTTGCCGCCAACAATGTTTGAGAACGAACATGTCGTGCCACATCGCGGTAGCTGCCATCGGGCCACCGGTTGTTGGTACCCCACATCGCGGCGAATAGGTCCTCCGCGCCCCACATCGCCGCGACGACGTTCCCGGGCCGCACCAACTCGGCGACATTGAGCGCCCCCAATGGAGTTTCGACGAGCACCACCACGTCCAGCGGCGCCAGAGCCGCAACCTGATCGGCATGCTCACTCTTGGCCAGCATCACCGTGGTGTACGCGGTCCGCGCGATCGCTTCCACGTCCAGCAGGTGATCGGCGGTGCCTGCGGGATTGAGGCGAATCACCGTCCGGGCGGGATCCAGCGGGGTACTGATCAGCGCGTCGCGGGCGGCGGGACGATCGGTGGCCGCCACCCCGTCTTCGAGGTCGAGAATCACCACATCCGCGGCGATGGAGGCCTTTTCGAAGCGCTCGGGACGATCGGCGGGACAGAAGAGCCAGCCCGGTCCCCGCCTGGTAAGTGTCATTGCCCCTGTCCTTCAGCACGTTTGCGCACCATGGTCTGTCGCGACGCCGTGGCCACCACATCACCGTGCTGATTCCTGCCGGTGTGCGCAAAGGTGACGATGCCCTCTCCCGGGCGGCTCTTGGACTCGCGCTTGTCGATTACCTCGGACTCCGCGTAGAGCGTGTCTCCGTGGAACAGCGGTTTGGGAAAGGCGATGTCGGAGAATCCGAGATTCCCGACGATGGTGCCCTGGGTGAGTTGCGCGACCGACAACCCGACCAACGTCGACAGCGTGAACATCGAATTCACCAGGCGCTGATTGAACGGTGGTAGTGCCTCCGAGAACGCAGCATCGAGGTGCAGCGCCTGGGTGTTCATGGTCAACGTCGTGAACAGAACGTTGTCGGCCTCGGTGATCGTCCGACCGGGTCGGTGCAGATACAGCACATCGGTCTCGAATTCCTCGAACCACAGACCACGCTGCTCGACGGTCCGCTTGACGCCCACAACCACCTCCATGCCCAGCCGGGCGTCCACTTACCGGTGTCACGAAACCATGGACGAAAACCATGTTGCACGGCAAGGATGGTGCACGAAGCTCCCACCCGATGAACACGAGAGGGTATAAACGTCCATTCAGCGGACGCGTATCGTGAGCGGGGTGACCGAGGCACCCAGCGTGGTACGCCGCACCGCGGCGCTCCTTCGAGCGGTCTCGGCCGACACCGCAAGCGGTGTCAGCACCACCGAACTCGCTCGCCGTACCGACATCCCACGGGCCACCGCACACCGCCTGCTGGAATCGCTTGCCACCGAGGGGTTGGTGGAACGAGACACCCGCTCCGGTCAGTGGTTCCTGGGGCCAGAGATCTACCTCCTCGGTGCCACGTCCGCGCCCCGATACAACATCACGGAGAAGGCGGCCGCCGTTGTGACGGCACTGGCACGTGAAACCGGCGAGAGCGCGTTCTTCTCACTGCGCCGCGGTGATCACACCGTCGTACTACTGAGCGAGGACGGCGACTTCCCGATCCGGTCGCATGTGCTGTACGAGGGCGCACGCTTTCCGCTCGGCGTCGTCTCATCCGGAATGGTCGTCCTGGCCTACCTTCCCGACGAGACGATTCATGCGTATCTCGACAGGGCCGACCTACAATCTCAGTGGGGCAAGGACTTTCGCGCCGATTCCGTCTGGGAGCGCATCGCTGCCACCCGACAAATCGGCTGGGCCGTCAACCCTGGTCACGTAGTCGAGGGCTCCTGGGGGATGGCCGCCTCGGTGTTCGATGCCCACCACAACCCCATCGGCGCGCTCACGTTGACGGGTATCGAGTCCCGGTTCAACGCCGCACGCCAGCCAGTTCTCGGACAGTTACTCCTGCGGCACGCGCATCGACTCAGCCGCACCGTACGCCGCTAGCTTCCGCGCCGCAGAACGGAGGCCGCCTCACGCACCGCCGAGGTAATCGCGCTCAGTGTCGAGGACTCGAACTTCCAATGCTGCCAATACAACGGCACATCGAGATGCAGCCCCGGCGCTAGATCGACGAGGCCGTCGCGATCCAACTGCTCGGGCATCATTCCCCAACCCAGCCCCACCCGCAGCGCCTCGGTGTTTCCGCCCGTCGTCGGCACATAGTGCTCCGGCACGGTGACATCCCGGCGAAAGAGCTTGCGCAAGAACTGGTCTTGGAGAGCATCGCGCCTGTCCCACCGCATCATCGGCGCCTGCCGCACGGCGTCGATCCCCGAGTCGAGCAGCCCACCCGGAAGGTAGCGCGCGACGTACTCCGGTGACGCCATCCCGAAGTACCGCATGGAACCCAGCGGTTCGGAGCGGCATCCGGCGATGGGCTTGGGTTCGGTGGTCACCGCCGCCATGACGACGCCCGCGCGCAGCAGTTCCGCGGA is a window from the Mycobacteroides salmoniphilum genome containing:
- a CDS encoding LysR family transcriptional regulator ArgP yields the protein MSLDSQQLIAFAAVIEEGSFDAAARRLVITPSAVSQRVKALEQSVGQVLVRREKPCVATDAGASLMRLAAQVGTLEREALREMGAYGAPIRVAIAVNADSFGTWMGSVLAWIPDGVLVDIRIEDQDHSAELLRAGVVMAAVTTEPKPIAGCRSEPLGSMRYFGMASPEYVARYLPGGLLDSGIDAVRQAPMMRWDRRDALQDQFLRKLFRRDVTVPEHYVPTTGGNTEALRVGLGWGMMPEQLDRDGLVDLAPGLHLDVPLYWQHWKFESSTLSAITSAVREAASVLRRGS
- a CDS encoding AMP-binding protein, whose amino-acid sequence is MKSYDAGSSASPIIEETIGESFERIVGAHPDVDALVDVAGERRWTYRELDAEINLVARGLISRGIAAGDRVGIWAPNCAEWVLVQYATAKIGAILVNINPAYRTHELAYALNQSGVRTLICATAFKSSDYTTMVDRVRPDVSTLLDVVFIGTDGWTDLVAGAEQVPLAALRDRMSQLSNTDPINIQYTSGTTGYPKGATLSHRNVLNNGYFVAESIHLEVADRLCIPVPFYHCFGMVMGNLGCTTHGATIVIPAPGFDAARTLESIERERCVGVYGVPTMFIAMLADPDFTRRDLSSLRTGIMAGSVCPIEVMKRCIDEMHMAEVAIAYGMTETSPVSCQTLVDDDLDRRTATVGRAHPHVEVKVVDPGTGEMVERGQSGELCTRGYSVMLGYWNDEDHTREAIDAEGWMHTGDLAVMREDAYCTIIGRIKDMVIRGGENVYPREVEEFLLTHPDIEDVQVVGVPDEKYGEELCAWLRMRTGRAPLDAGAIRTFASGRLAHYKIPRYVHVVDGFPMTVTGKVRKIDMREQAMELLGLREPGQKHGK
- a CDS encoding IclR family transcriptional regulator, with the protein product MTEAPSVVRRTAALLRAVSADTASGVSTTELARRTDIPRATAHRLLESLATEGLVERDTRSGQWFLGPEIYLLGATSAPRYNITEKAAAVVTALARETGESAFFSLRRGDHTVVLLSEDGDFPIRSHVLYEGARFPLGVVSSGMVVLAYLPDETIHAYLDRADLQSQWGKDFRADSVWERIAATRQIGWAVNPGHVVEGSWGMAASVFDAHHNPIGALTLTGIESRFNAARQPVLGQLLLRHAHRLSRTVRR
- a CDS encoding MaoC family dehydratase: MGVKRTVEQRGLWFEEFETDVLYLHRPGRTITEADNVLFTTLTMNTQALHLDAAFSEALPPFNQRLVNSMFTLSTLVGLSVAQLTQGTIVGNLGFSDIAFPKPLFHGDTLYAESEVIDKRESKSRPGEGIVTFAHTGRNQHGDVVATASRQTMVRKRAEGQGQ